From the genome of Solanum pennellii chromosome 6, SPENNV200:
gcgTATGTGAacatatatatacctttaaaatacactattctGTATTGTTACGGCAATTTTGATCAAagtttaaatgaaaagaataattTGTTTGATGTTTGTTCTTTGTGTTcgtacaatatatatatatataggttcCAGTGGCGTACAAGAAAAAGGTTGaagaaattatgaatgaagGATTGGTAGAAGAAGAGCTTAACAAGAAGCTTCAACTCCTAAAAGTactaattttcatttcattttttattattaataaagaaAGTTTTAGAGATTAATTTATTCCTTTTGAAGTATATAGGAATCATATTCAATTTTGTCAACACCAGAGGAGAGAAGGCTGTATGATTGGAGTTTGGTAAGGAGTGAAGCACCAGATGATTACAAatggccatttgaagttgatccaactCCGCCCTCTACGGGGACTCCTCCTCCTCAGGTACTAATTCATTactcaattaataatttttatatcaatatattaCTTTAAAAGCGATTAATATTATCAAGCactaaaaaataagtaaaataacatttttatcgATATTTACgttttttaattgtatataaacatataattacaGGAGCCAGAAGATGTGGAACCAACAATATTAGTGGGATATTTCTTTTTAGGTTGGTTTGTACTAGCTGCCGTGTTATCAATTTCCCTTAATCTCTagaaatgaaattatatatgtttatcaTATAATATGCAGAATGATATTCATTTTCGTGTAACATATATACACTTAtattctatgttttttttttatttaaattttatacactaataatgtaataattttttgcATCATCAATGTATATTTACCTGCAACACGATTTCTACTACACAAAACAAAGTGTTTTACTTCTCACATTCTTTCATATGGAGTTGTTATTTCtacttaatattaataaataaaatgacgaTTGAACATCTCATACATCGGTTATGGATAAAATCGATGCTAAAAAGTAGGTAAAAATTTTGGAGGAGGATCAAAAGTGCACCAAATATTACAAACATGAGGGACTATTAGTGCTCCATATAAAAATTCAAGGATCACTTCGAGCCTTAACCCAAAGAAAAGAGActattttgatcctttcctcTTCTAATGTTTGTAACTAttagaaatcaaattaaaatgaaagaacTCATAACGTATACAATCataatacatgttttatttCGTAAACATAGGTTTAGCCACTCATTTTAGTTGAAAAGATACACAATTACATTCATTGGATAAGAATTTACTTACAAAAGTTAAGACAATCACGCAAACTTTTAACTCAAAGATCACGTGAACTCTTTATAAAACTTGTTCAAGTGTACATTGTTATTCTCTGTAGAAGTAATCTACAGTTAATTTATCACATCAATGCGTAGTGCAGTGATTTTTAAgtaatacaacaacaacatatccaatgAACTCCCACTATCTCGTGGAGTTAGTGACGCTGTTTTAAGTAATAATCTTCagattttatttgttgttgaaaGTTGCGGAAATGCAGAATTTCATTTTGTCATCATGCCATTTTATATCTCCTGGTAGTGTTAGTATACAAGACGCTGAACTAAGAAATATAGACGGAGAACATAGATATAGAATGACATTTTCCAGCAGGAATGAGCAGATTTCAAGAACAGAGATAATAATCCAGCATTGTTTCTAATGCAGACAATTAAACTCAACAACCATACAAAGAAATAGAAATGTGACAATGTTATTCAGTTGAGGCTTTTGGATGTCTATGTTTAGAATCACCTCAGCGGGTCTTGGTCTTCTGCTCGTGGACGCGGACAGCAGCACATATTTTCTTCCAGCAGTGGATCACTATGAGACTTGGTATCCAAACCCAGAAATGATTTGCAAAGACATAGTAAGCGTAGTAATAGAAGGGGCTTGTAGAAAAATTATCGCCTTCCAAAATAGCCGTTATGAAGTATATAGCCGTGCCATAGAGCTGCCCCAAACAAATGGATAGTTGAAGTACGTGTCTGTATGCCTTCTTAGTAGCTATAGCATACCTGCCAATGCCAAAACCACAGTGAGGTTTACAGAAGCAAACTTGTAAACATGTCCCTGCCCCGTCCATATACTTCTACTAATAGTTTGGTTGAAAGGATTTAGTCAAAACGATCCCAGCATCAAATCCCGCATACAATATTTGGTTGAAGCAGAGGCAAGAAATTTCTTTCTAACTTCCAAAGCCTTGGTGGACAGAGTTACGTGGTACATGAGCTACTGAGAGGTAGCAGGTACCACGTGAAATTACTAGAGATGCATGCAAGTTGACTCAACCACCACAGTTATCCAAGGAAAACAATCCGCATGATTAAATGCAGCATTTGGATGGTTGTATAAGAACAAATAATCCCCCAATAATCTAATGTAGTGTTGGTTGGCGCTATCAAAGAATGCCGACATTAAATTACACGAGAAATAAAAATGCTATTTTATGCGGGATAAAGTGTGGAATAAGAATAGTGGATAAAATATTCGAGGAGagaaatacccttaaaataaGTAACTGTTACATTATATTCCTTGTATTATTacttaatcaaaattatattcCCTGTATATTGTTATCAGTTAAGTTATTCCTTGTATAATTAATGATCACTGCAATACAATCCTTCATTGTTATTTCCCGCATAATATCCGGTACATTATAAGTTCATGCAAAACTAGAATGTGAACAAGCAACCCCTTAGGATAAGCACATTGATTCCGACAGTCTCAAGGTGCATGACAAGTTAATATCACTTGAGAATGATACTTACACTGCAAGAAGGCATGCTGGCCCCTCTATGACAGCCGTAACCCCTTCAACACTAACAACTGCAGCATCTCGGCCTACATATCTTGAATCACCTTTGCTGTATTCTTTCCCTGCAATATATTGTTTGTGTTGGTACTTTTATAGGTCAAATTAGAAACATATCCTAATACAAATGAACTGTTCTTGATTGTAAGAAGACTTGCTAAATTGAGACTTACAGACTTCAGCAAGGTAAACGGGACTAGTCTTTTGGTAGAAATCTGGAGTAAAAACGAAATAGCCCTCAAGGACCATGTGGGTTAGGCCCGTGAAAATCCACCAGCACATGAGTACCCTGTCAGTCTTTGATAATTTAGGAACAAATCCTAGCAAGGAGAAGATGGAGAAAAGAAGTTAGAAAACGAAATGGGCCACAATGGAGAATGAAAAAGATGGACTTAGCATATAGACATGTATAACACTAATGCAGCCGAAAATTATGTAGTATAGAATTAGATAGAAAAGACCAACATTATAGTAATTTATGTCCTCATTTATCATTCACTACTAAACTTTTGAGTACATGAAACTAACACTTACAGGTTGCATGAGCTTAattgaaaagtgaaataattgTCAAGACTGCTTGAAGTCCTGACTGAGGCATAGGATAAGCTGTACAACTCGACGTTTTAGGGTTCAATATCTTCTTTAATCCTATTCACAAGTCAGTAATGTTGTGGGTTGACATTAACATCAAACTAGATTCTCTTTTTTATGGTAAAGACAGCCTGCaattacaacaacataccaatCGTAGTCCCACAAGTGGGATATGGGGAAGGTAGGATGTAAGAAGATCTTATCCCTACTGTAAGGTAGAGATGCCGATTCGGATAGACCCTCGGCTTAAAAGAAGTGTAATCAGGATTGAAAGGAAAATAATGACAGCAAAATAGCAAGACTAACAAAGCAAATGAAGCAATAGGTAGTAGTAAAAATGAAGACTAAGATACTAAGCGAAATACTATATAAGGAGAAGAGGAGAACAAATCAGTCATGCAATAATCATTGAATAATTACCTGAGaatatccacatgaacaccacaACCAGTACGGATGAGATGCCATATACACCAACAATTTCTGACTGTGAGAGGAATAGGGGAACAAAACCAGGCAATGTTAGATCATGCGGAACGTAGGGGTGAGCTTCTCCCTGACTTGCCATTTTTTCTCAATGCCTGACTTGAGGACCCTTTCCTGTTATCTGCAATTCACAGAACGAACAACGTACATACATTAGAGAAGGTGTTACTCAATGAGCTACTCCACAATTTTCACATTCCTATCTGACTTCACTTGTAAGTATAAGTTGAACTCCAATTTGACGATCTATCAAAAATCAGACGGAAACTACCCTACAGCTATTACACTTTTTTTAAGGAATCGGGGCACAAAAGGCAAATACAAGAATCATAGCGAAATCAGTGGAAGTGATCAATCAACTACGCCTCAACTGCAAAATAGTTGGACCTGACTATGTGAAAACTGTATCCGTTTGATTCTTTTCAACTGCATATTATTCTGATGAACAAGTCAAATTAGGGATTCTCCAACGTGTATGGTAAAGGAGGAAAACAATTTCCTAGAAAGTATTTCACCAAAGAAGTAATTGGGCAACACTTATCATGGGAAAAATTTCCATCAAAAGGATTCACCTATGGCATacaaaaaatcatcttttaacAAATATCACGACCCTTAATCCACATACTTGCTACAACAACACTTgaacattattttcaataaataagaaatttcatcaaattcccaaaacaaatc
Proteins encoded in this window:
- the LOC107021247 gene encoding NAD(P)H-quinone oxidoreductase subunit U, chloroplastic, yielding MAATPNIYTQKFPTITTQNYIASNNVTCFINFRKQSRKLALIVGNSSSSDTASAIDTDETSPVEIPPSIISALNVEKALLGIAITDINHYGILGLSRKCSYAEVPVAYKKKVEEIMNEGLVEEELNKKLQLLKESYSILSTPEERRLYDWSLVRSEAPDDYKWPFEVDPTPPSTGTPPPQEPEDVEPTILVGYFFLGWFVLAAVLSISLNL
- the LOC107023447 gene encoding probable 3-beta-hydroxysteroid-Delta(8),Delta(7)-isomerase codes for the protein MASQGEAHPYVPHDLTLPGFVPLFLSQSEIVGVYGISSVLVVVFMWIFSGFVPKLSKTDRVLMCWWIFTGLTHMVLEGYFVFTPDFYQKTSPVYLAEVWKEYSKGDSRYVGRDAAVVSVEGVTAVIEGPACLLAVYAIATKKAYRHVLQLSICLGQLYGTAIYFITAILEGDNFSTSPFYYYAYYVFANHFWVWIPSLIVIHCWKKICAAVRVHEQKTKTR